Proteins found in one Primulina eburnea isolate SZY01 chromosome 16, ASM2296580v1, whole genome shotgun sequence genomic segment:
- the LOC140816006 gene encoding uncharacterized protein: MAMLHCYTDRIKCKVFLTTLVDSAQRWFDGLAPLSIKSFEDFQKAFLHHFSSSKKYKKTAFSLFEVRQGPEESLRMYIKRFNKVALDVPTCAAETKTTAFTQGLKESEFFKSLTKKVPEDFEDLLSRADKYINMEEAQKQKREAIRKERGTGHLSPRREDRGGVIQGTFPRMCL; the protein is encoded by the coding sequence ATGGCTATGCTGCACTGTTACACCGATAGGATCAAGTGTAAAGTGTTTTTGACTACGCTGGTGGACTCAGCTCAGAGATGGTTTGATGGGTTGGCTCCATTGAGTATTAAATCATTTGAGGATTTTCAGAAAGCCTTCTTACACCATTTCAGCAGCAGTAAGAAGTATAAGAAAACTGCTTTCAGTTTGTTCGAGGTGAGACAGGGGCCGGAGGAAAGTTTGAGGATGTATATCAAGAGGTTTAACAAAGTGGCTTTGGATGTGCCTACTTGTGCTGCAGAGACAAAAACTACTGCCTTCACTCAAGGCTTAAAAGAGAGTGAGTTTTTCAAGTCATTAACGAAAAAAGTGCCTGAAGACTTTGAGGATTTGCTGTCTCGGGCAGATAAGTATATCAACATGGAGGAAGCCCAGAAACAAAAGAGGGAAGCCATCAGGAAAGAAAGAGGGACCGGGCACCTAAGCCCGAGGAGAGAGGACCGCGGCGGGGTAATCCAGGGCACTTTTCCCCGCATGTGCCTCTGA
- the LOC140816743 gene encoding uncharacterized protein, whose product MSKDLKESWHSNANLMYLDESIADESFERVPMSKDLKESWHSNANLMYLHRERPEKNCSDLDSQWSEFMKIEPWWHSADKDDVASFISRRSSSHIRTRDLPEPQALHFEKGSDNFLSCFDQVKEQMANTKAKVLRVADCSQGKDAGLVEGTFQGSDGTFSNGNSGTIEVDSSVTLGQESFDLNNNQLLEALCHSQTRAREAEKLAQDACDEKGHIIELFFRQASYLFAYKQWIRILKIETLCFEHASKSHLPSVKNMLLGKNRHKIRKKKPGKGGCCICNRAFAFALGLSLVGTGLLVGWTIGWIFSAF is encoded by the exons ATGAGCAAGGACTTGAAAGAGTCCTGGCACTCAAATGCTAATTTAATGTACTTGGACGAGTCCATTGCTGATGAGAGTTTTGAAAGGGTGCCAATGAGCAAGGACTTGAAAGAGTCCTGGCACTCAAATGCTAATTTAATGTACTTGCACCGTGAACGGCCAGAGAAAAATTGCTCTGATCTGGATTCTCAGTGGAGCGAATTTATGAAGATTGAACCATGGTGGCATTCAGCTGATAAAGATGACGTAGCATCCTTTATTTCTCGGAGGTCATCTTCCCACATCAGAACTCGTGATCTTCCAGAACCTCAGGCCTTGCATTTTGAGAAGGGGTCAGATAATTTTTTAAGCTGTTTTGACCAGGTAAAAGAACAAATGGCAAATACAAAGGCGAAGGTTTTGCGTGTGGCCGACTGTTCTCAAGGAAAAGATGCAGGATTAGTGGAGGGTACATTTCAAGGTTCGGATGGAACATTCAG CAATGGCAACTCGGGTACAATCGAAGTCGATTCATCAGTTACCTTGGGACAAGAAAGTTTTGACCTCAACAATAATCAGCTTTTAGAGGCACTCTGCCATTCTCAAACACGTGCAAGAGAAGCTGAGAAGTTAGCACAGGATGCTTGTGACGAGAAGGGCCACATAATCGAACTTTTTTTCAGACAGGCATCTTACCTGTTTGCTTATAAGCAGTGGATCCGAATTTTGAAAATCGAGACACTTTGCTTTGAACATGCGAGTAAAAGTCACCTCCCATCAGTTAAAAACATGTTATTGGGAAAGAACAGACATAAGATCAGAAAAAAGAAGCCGGGTAAAGGTGGGTGTTGCATATGCAACCGTGCTTTTGCTTTCGCACTAGGATTGAGCCTCGTTGGTACTGGTTTACTTGTCGGTTGGACCATCGGATGGATTTTTTCAGCTTTCTAA
- the LOC140816463 gene encoding uncharacterized protein: protein METTASISPSKWEFSCNLEVDYGSEEIARIVYTALAVDKELQPDKVKRHMLVSNGKLSVHFEAVEARFLRASYSAFLDVLTLASKTIEEFGQGMTL from the exons ATGGAAACAACAGCTTCTATCTCTCCAAGCAAATGGGAATTTAGCTG CAATTTGGAAGTAGATTATGGGTCTGAGGAAATTGCTCGAATTGTCTATACTGCATTGGCAGTTGATAAGGAG TTACAACCTGACAAGGTGAAAAGACATATGTTAGTCTCCAATGGGAAGCTTTCGGT GCATTTCGAGGCAGTTGAAGCGAGGTTTCTCCGTGCGTCATACAGTGCTTTTCTTGATGTTCTTACGCTTGCTTCAAAGACTATTGAAGAATTTGGGCAAGGAATGACATTGTAA